One Drosophila subobscura isolate 14011-0131.10 chromosome U, UCBerk_Dsub_1.0, whole genome shotgun sequence DNA window includes the following coding sequences:
- the LOC117901049 gene encoding uncharacterized protein LOC117901049 isoform X1: MSYKSDEPSDTSSTEYDSDEEQLISTFQNKNFKSDSSLMIHPSRGKVTASGIVSSPCEENIEDRHLKAVLVLPDLKERAAMSSMEGLYELSQRLAGTSPRLLPPKGVKDTGITYFNEEETGEEQVDQPEEIADADTIDQLQEVPTGKHFVRYRIYSSWSPTMKQKKPNKKLGKSWANARFAAHMKSRLKELHQEPTAEATPQKVFKLMKQIATAVQSEVFKVLLLLGVACLMSILLYGIDASVEESSKLLPR; this comes from the exons ATGTCCTATAAAAGCGACGAACCCAGCGACACATCGTCCACCGAATATGATTCGGATGAAGAGCAGCTAATTAGCActttccaaaacaaaaacttcaaATCAGATTC CTCTCTCATGATCCATCCAAGCAGGGGAAAGGTCACAGCCAGTGGCATTGTGAGCAGTCCCTGTGAGGAGAACATTGAGGATCGCCATCTGAAGGCAGTGCTTGTGCTTCCCGATTTGAAGGAGCGAGCAGCCATGTCCTCCATGGAAGGTCTGTACGAACTGTCACAGCGGCTGGCAGGGACATCGCCCAGACTGTTGCCACCAAAGGGTGTAAAGGACACTGGGATCACATATTTCAATGAGGAGGAGACAGGAGAAGAGCAGGTCGATCAGCCTGAAGAGATCGCAGATGCAGATACGATCGATCAGCTTCAAGAAGTTCCAACAGGAAAGCATTTCGTTCGTTATCGGATTTACTCCAGCTGGTCCCCAACcatgaagcaaaaaaaacctaaCAAGAAACTCGGGAAGAGTTGGGCTAATGCACGTTTTGCGGCTCATATGAAAAGTAGACTCAAGGAACTCCACCAAGAACCCACCGCAGAAGCCACACCCCAGAAAGTGTTCAAATTGATGAAGCAAATCG CCACTGCAGTGCAATCCGAGGTCTTCAaggtgctcctgctcctgggcGTGGCTTGCCTCATGTCCATCTTACTTTACGGCATAGATGCCTCGGTGGAGGAGTCTTCCAAGCTTCTACCACGATAA
- the LOC117901049 gene encoding uncharacterized protein LOC117901049 isoform X2: MSYKSDEPSDTSSTEYDSDEEQLISTFQNKNFKSDSSLMIHPSRGKVTASGIVSSPCEENIEDRHLKAVLVLPDLKERAAMSSMEGLYELSQRLAGTSPRLLPPKGVKDTGITYFNEEETGEEQVDQPEEIADADTIDQLQEVPTGKHFVRYRIYSSWSPTMKQKKPNKKLGKSWANARFAAHMKSRLKELHQEPTAEATPQKVFKLMKQIVQSEVFKVLLLLGVACLMSILLYGIDASVEESSKLLPR; this comes from the exons ATGTCCTATAAAAGCGACGAACCCAGCGACACATCGTCCACCGAATATGATTCGGATGAAGAGCAGCTAATTAGCActttccaaaacaaaaacttcaaATCAGATTC CTCTCTCATGATCCATCCAAGCAGGGGAAAGGTCACAGCCAGTGGCATTGTGAGCAGTCCCTGTGAGGAGAACATTGAGGATCGCCATCTGAAGGCAGTGCTTGTGCTTCCCGATTTGAAGGAGCGAGCAGCCATGTCCTCCATGGAAGGTCTGTACGAACTGTCACAGCGGCTGGCAGGGACATCGCCCAGACTGTTGCCACCAAAGGGTGTAAAGGACACTGGGATCACATATTTCAATGAGGAGGAGACAGGAGAAGAGCAGGTCGATCAGCCTGAAGAGATCGCAGATGCAGATACGATCGATCAGCTTCAAGAAGTTCCAACAGGAAAGCATTTCGTTCGTTATCGGATTTACTCCAGCTGGTCCCCAACcatgaagcaaaaaaaacctaaCAAGAAACTCGGGAAGAGTTGGGCTAATGCACGTTTTGCGGCTCATATGAAAAGTAGACTCAAGGAACTCCACCAAGAACCCACCGCAGAAGCCACACCCCAGAAAGTGTTCAAATTGATGAAGCAAATCG TGCAATCCGAGGTCTTCAaggtgctcctgctcctgggcGTGGCTTGCCTCATGTCCATCTTACTTTACGGCATAGATGCCTCGGTGGAGGAGTCTTCCAAGCTTCTACCACGATAA